One genomic segment of Theobroma cacao cultivar B97-61/B2 chromosome 6, Criollo_cocoa_genome_V2, whole genome shotgun sequence includes these proteins:
- the LOC18597226 gene encoding uncharacterized protein At4g22160 isoform X2, whose protein sequence is MADPNARAGLNGTGSSGENRLKYNFDAGFLSNARPSDTPNLDEEDSNDPPSLDSDSCDSECQSTSLADLSASLRVFSDSMLRMELAGMEMVKAMEASRCEAEKRRTESEAELTRMMLRTQSQIASFIAGDNRKRKRVEEDEQPRDFSVRQGALLLSLLQCNLIF, encoded by the coding sequence ATGGCAGATCCGAATGCTCGAGCAGGATTGAACGGGACGGGCAGCAGCGGCGAGAATCGTCTGAAGTACAACTTCGATGCTGGATTCTTATCCAACGCACGCCCCTCCGACACTCCGAACCTCGACGAAGAAGATTCCAACGATCCGCCGAGTCTTGATTCCGATAGCTGTGACTCGGAATGTCAGTCGACTTCGTTGGCTGATCTATCGGCGAGTCTGCGAGTCTTCTCCGATTCGATGCTTAGGATGGAGCTGGCCGGGATGGAGATGGTCAAGGCGATGGAAGCGTCGCGATGTGAGGCGGAGAAGCGGAGGACGGAATCGGAGGCGGAGTTGACTCGGATGATGCTGCGAACTCAGTCCCAGATCGCTTCGTTTATTGCGGGAGACAATAGGAAGAGGAAGCGTGTGGAAGAAGACGAACAACCGAGGGACTTCTCTGTTAG
- the LOC18597226 gene encoding uncharacterized protein At4g22160 isoform X1 has protein sequence MADPNARAGLNGTGSSGENRLKYNFDAGFLSNARPSDTPNLDEEDSNDPPSLDSDSCDSECQSTSLADLSASLRVFSDSMLRMELAGMEMVKAMEASRCEAEKRRTESEAELTRMMLRTQSQIASFIAGDNRKRKRVEEDEQPRDFSVRYRQGALLLSLLQCNLIF, from the coding sequence ATGGCAGATCCGAATGCTCGAGCAGGATTGAACGGGACGGGCAGCAGCGGCGAGAATCGTCTGAAGTACAACTTCGATGCTGGATTCTTATCCAACGCACGCCCCTCCGACACTCCGAACCTCGACGAAGAAGATTCCAACGATCCGCCGAGTCTTGATTCCGATAGCTGTGACTCGGAATGTCAGTCGACTTCGTTGGCTGATCTATCGGCGAGTCTGCGAGTCTTCTCCGATTCGATGCTTAGGATGGAGCTGGCCGGGATGGAGATGGTCAAGGCGATGGAAGCGTCGCGATGTGAGGCGGAGAAGCGGAGGACGGAATCGGAGGCGGAGTTGACTCGGATGATGCTGCGAACTCAGTCCCAGATCGCTTCGTTTATTGCGGGAGACAATAGGAAGAGGAAGCGTGTGGAAGAAGACGAACAACCGAGGGACTTCTCTGTTAGGTACAG